The Paenibacillus sp. G2S3 region ATAGTGTTATAGTCCTCTAAACGGTTCCTAAGGGAGCCGTTTTTTCTGTTAATTATGAGGCTGGTTGCACCCCTGTACAGTTTTACTACATGTTCCAAGTGTGCTTTTATCCATCAATATGGTAAAATTTTATGAGCTTAGCTAGATCTAATGGATTCTGAGATTGAAATGCTTCTTTGAACTGGATATAGTGTACAATGGGAAAGCGAATAGGCCTTTGATTAAATACAAAAATGTTTAAGTTTTACGATAGACGTTTTTCTTATGCAGAATGCAGAGGCTTGCAGAATGGAGGAACGTGTGATGCCCGAACTACAGTCTGACAAATATGACGTCTCTATTACGCTCGTGAGCCTTCAAGAAGGTCAGCGGAATGTTGTGAAAGCGAATGGAGAGGTAGTATCCAAAGGACCGCATCTATATATTCAATATGAAGAGTTAGAGCAGGGGCCTCGAGGAGAGGAAATTTCTGTTCGTACAACAATAAAGATTGCAGGTAATCAGCTAAAGCTAATCCGCCATGGTGGGATACAGTCAGAACAGAGCTTTCAATCTGGACGGCGTCTGCCGGGATTTTATCGTTCTCCGTACACACAGTTTAATCTTTCTACAGAAACGAACAAGCTGGACGTGGTGCGCGAAGGGCGTTCCCTAACGGTTTCATGGGAATATGATTTGTACGTATACGAGGAATTGTCAGGAAAGTTTGCTATTAGTTTGCATATACAGGAGGAACCGAAATTATGACACAGAGAAAGAATCCGTTGGAGCTTGTGAATGAACGGGTAAAAGAAGCCATCGCCGATGCAATTGTGAATGCAGGAATTGTTGCACCGGAAGAGGTTCCGGATATCGTACTGGAAGTACCAAGAGATAAAGCACATGGTGATTTGGCTACGAACGCTGCTATGCAGCTGACCAAAATCGCAAAACGTAACCCGCGCCAGATTGCTGAGGCCATTATAGAGCATTTGGATACTAGCAGCGCTTCTATTGAAAAAGCTGAGATTGCCGGACCAGGCTTCATTAACTTTACGTTGTCCAAGAATTATTTGTACCCAATTATCAGCCTTGTTGCAGAGCAGGGTGATGATTATGGCCGTATTAACGTCGGTCAAGGTCAGAAGGTTGAAATGGAGTTCGTCAGCGCCAATCCAACGGGCAGCCTTCATTTAGGACATGCTCGTGGGGCTGCTGTTGGCGATGCGCTTTGCAACGTACTCGATTATGCCGGCTATCAGGTGACACGGGAATATTATATTAATGATGCCGGTAACCAAGTGGTCAACCTATGCAAATCTATTGAGACTCGGTACCTGCAGGAGCTGGGTCAAGAAGCAGAAATGCCTGAAGACGGTTACCATGGCGAGGACATTAAGGGATTTGCTAAAGAGCTTGTGGCTGAAAAGGGTGACACACTACTTGAAATGAGCCCAAGTGAACGCGCAGCTTTTTTCCGGACCTATGGACTTAATAAAGAGCTCGATAAAATCAAACGCGATCTGGGACTATTCCGCGTAAACTTCGATATCTGGTTCAGTGAGACTTCGCTGTATGAGAACGGAGAAGTGCTACGCTCGCTAGACGAGCTTCGTGATCGTGGAGAAGTATATGAGCAGGATGGGGCAACCTGGCTGCAAACGACTAAGTATGGCGATGATAAAGACCGCGTTCTGATTAAGAACGATGGCACATATACCTACCTTACACCGGACATTGCTTATCACAGCGATAAGTATGGCCGCGGTTACGATAAAATGATTAACATTTGGGGTGCTGATCACCATGGCTACATTCCACGGATGAAAGCGGCAATGTCCGCACTTGGAAATGATCCTGAGAAGCTAGTGGTTCTGATTGCTCAGATGGTCAGCCTGTTCCAGAATGGTGAAAAGGTTAAAATGTCCAAGCGTACCGGCAAAGCAGTTACGATGGAAGATTTGATGGAGGAAGTAGGAATCGATGCGATTCGTTACTTCTTCACCATGCGTAGCATGGATTCCCATCTTGACTTCGATATGGATTTGGCGATCTCTACTTCTAATGAGAACCCTGTATTCTACGTTCAATATGCGCATGCACGTATCTGCAGTATCTTCCGTCAGGCTGAGGAGCAAGGGATCTCCATTCCTGATTACGCTGAAATTGATTTCTCCAAGCTGACAGCAGTGCATGAATTTGACCTGCTGCGCAAAATTGGTGAGCTCCCAGCAGAAATCGCTGTTGCGGCTGAAGGTTATGCTCCACATCGCCTCATCCGTTATGTGTATGAGCTGGCTGCGATGTTCCACAGTTATTACAAAGCTGAACGTGTAATTACTGAGGATGCTGCTCAAACTGTGGCGCGTCTTGCACTGCTAGGTGCTGCGCGTACCACCATTGCTAATGTCCTGCGTCTTGTCGGTGTTTCTGCACCGGATCGCATGTAATTCAACATCATACGACAAAAAAATCCGCCTTCCGGTTCCCCGGGAGGCGGATTCTATTTTGTGCCGTTCTTCGCACCGGCACAGGCTGCGCTCACGTCAGAGTGACCCACCCGGTGCCCGGGCAGGGTCTACACGTTCGCGGAGACCGCCCGCTTGGCCCTTACTCCTGCTTTCAGCAGGCGTAGGGCACCGGCAGCGCCGCCGCCAAGGGATGCGCGTCGCTGCCCCTTGCGCAGCCGCACTGGGGACGCGGTGCGGCGCAAGAGCAGCTTCAGCTCCCTTGGCGAGAGACCCGGTCGCACCGCGAGCAGCAGTGCAGCGGCTCCCGTCACATGCGAGGTAGCCATGGAGGTGCCGCTCATTTCTTTGTAGCCCTCCTTCAGCCAGCAGGAGGGCACACCTTCGCCGGGGCCATATACATCGATATAAGAACCGCGGTTGCTGAAGCCAGCAACACGATGTCTTTTATCGATGGCGCCCACGGCAATGGTCTCAGGATAACGTGCGGGATAGTCCCCGCCACGTTTGCCATCATTCCCGGAGGAGGCGATGATAGCAATTCCGGCTCGGTACGCTTTTATAACCACATTGTGGAGCGCTTTGCTTCTAGTTTTCATTCCGAAGCTCATATTGATGATATCGATTCTGTTCTGTACGCACCAATCAATACCCAGCACAATATCCGATACATAGGCGGAGCCGCTATGATCAAAAGCCTTGACTGGATATAGCAGTGCCCGTGGTGCTACACCCATCATCCCGCGATTTCCCCCTGCTGCCGCTAAGGTCCCGGCGATATGAGTTCCGTGCCCGTTATCATCCAGCGGCAACATTCCGCGGTGTAGTAGGTTGAC contains the following coding sequences:
- a CDS encoding DUF1934 domain-containing protein, yielding MPELQSDKYDVSITLVSLQEGQRNVVKANGEVVSKGPHLYIQYEELEQGPRGEEISVRTTIKIAGNQLKLIRHGGIQSEQSFQSGRRLPGFYRSPYTQFNLSTETNKLDVVREGRSLTVSWEYDLYVYEELSGKFAISLHIQEEPKL
- the argS gene encoding arginine--tRNA ligase, producing the protein MTQRKNPLELVNERVKEAIADAIVNAGIVAPEEVPDIVLEVPRDKAHGDLATNAAMQLTKIAKRNPRQIAEAIIEHLDTSSASIEKAEIAGPGFINFTLSKNYLYPIISLVAEQGDDYGRINVGQGQKVEMEFVSANPTGSLHLGHARGAAVGDALCNVLDYAGYQVTREYYINDAGNQVVNLCKSIETRYLQELGQEAEMPEDGYHGEDIKGFAKELVAEKGDTLLEMSPSERAAFFRTYGLNKELDKIKRDLGLFRVNFDIWFSETSLYENGEVLRSLDELRDRGEVYEQDGATWLQTTKYGDDKDRVLIKNDGTYTYLTPDIAYHSDKYGRGYDKMINIWGADHHGYIPRMKAAMSALGNDPEKLVVLIAQMVSLFQNGEKVKMSKRTGKAVTMEDLMEEVGIDAIRYFFTMRSMDSHLDFDMDLAISTSNENPVFYVQYAHARICSIFRQAEEQGISIPDYAEIDFSKLTAVHEFDLLRKIGELPAEIAVAAEGYAPHRLIRYVYELAAMFHSYYKAERVITEDAAQTVARLALLGAARTTIANVLRLVGVSAPDRM
- a CDS encoding S8 family peptidase → MDYHKFWHMLLEEISVAPNNGERRILTFNDPRQYAGAFTQWKALKAKQPELRQVQVSPLIRAFFVPAAGAGKLMSRFADLLNVEEDLQIQIHSIANEKSGTATLPWGVKAIHAPQAWSKSTGVHVKIGVIDTGADYRHPDLKHSLASGVNLLHRGMLPLDDNGHGTHIAGTLAAAGGNRGMMGVAPRALLYPVKAFDHSGSAYVSDIVLGIDWCVQNRIDIINMSFGMKTRSKALHNVVIKAYRAGIAIIASSGNDGKRGGDYPARYPETIAVGAIDKRHRVAGFSNRGSYIDVYGPGEGVPSCWLKEGYKEMSGTSMATSHVTGAAALLLAVRPGLSPRELKLLLRRTASPVRLRKGQRRASLGGGAAGALRLLKAGVRAKRAVSANV